From Nicotiana tabacum cultivar K326 chromosome 22, ASM71507v2, whole genome shotgun sequence, one genomic window encodes:
- the LOC107804545 gene encoding polygalacturonase At1g48100-like, which yields MASLSTRVPVLLVIFYMTVVAFFMVLLCSHNVTARYHHHGHRGHHNKKHSHISYPPSIPPEPSNPPADEGVYDVRSFGAVGDGIVDDTEAFKAAWDAACQVESAVIFVPFGYSFMIQSTIFTGPCQSGLVFQLEGTIMPPDGPESWPGNNSRRQWLVFYRVDELSLQGGGVIDGRGEQWWNLPCKPHKGPNGSTLPGPCDSPIAIRFFMSSNLTVEGIRMQNSPQFNFRFDNCKNVHIESLHITAPAWSPNTDGIHIEQTTNVEIYDSLISNGDDCVSIGAGCHDVDIRNLTCGPGGHGISIGSLGNHNSRACVSNITVTDSVIKESDNGVRIKTWQGGYGAVSGISFLKIHMDNVRNPIIIDQFYCLSKECSNRTSAVSVSDIEYSSIKGTYDIRSPPMHFACSDTIPCTNITLSDIELLPAQGDLVLDPFCWNVYGGQETLTIPPIFCLLEGNPPAVFENNDLGYCS from the exons ATGGCATCGCTATCAACCCGTGTGCCAGTACTGCTTGTCATTTTTTATATGACAGTAGTTGCATTTTTCATGGTTTTATTATGCAGCCATAATGTTACTGCTAGATATCATCACCACGGCCACCGCGGCCATCACAATAAGAAACATTCCCACATATCATATCCGCCTTCTATTCCACCTGAGCCTTCTAACCCACCCGCAGACGAAGGGGTTTATGATGTGAGGTCGTTTGGGGCTGTAGGAGATGGCATTGTAGATGACACTGAAGCTTTCAAAGCAGCGTGGGATGCCGCTTGTCAAGTCGAGTCAGCAGTCATCTTCGTTCCCTTTGGTTATTCTTTCATGATCCAATCCACTATTTTTACTGGTCCCTGTCAAAGTGGTTTGGTCTTTCAG CTGGAAGGAACAATAATGCCACCAGATGGACCAGAGTCGTGGCCGGGCAACAACAGCAGGCGGCAGTGGCTGGTTTTCTATAGAGTTGATGAGTTGTCACTGCAAGGCGGAGGCGTCATAGATGGAAGGGGAGAACAGTGGTGGAATCTGCCCTGCAAACCGCATAAG GGACCTAATGGAAGTACACTGCCTGGACCATGTGACAGCCCAATT GCCATTAGATTCTTCATGAGCTCAAATCTAACGGTGGAAGGAATTAGAATGCAGAATAGTCCACAATTTAATTTTAGATTTGATAACTGCAAGAATGTGCATATAGAATCCCTACACATTACAGCTCCAGCCTGGAGTCCCAACACTGATGGTATTCACATAGAGCAGACCACCAATGTTGAAATTTACGATTCACTCATCTCTAATG GTGATGATTGTGTATCAATAGGGGCAGGATGTCACGATGTGGATATTAGGAATCTCACATGTGGACCTGGAGGTCATGGAATCAG CATTGGGAGTTTAGGCAACCACAATTCGCGAGCATGCGTATCAAACATTACAGTGACGGACTCAGTGATAAAGGAATCAGATAATGGAGTGAGGATCAAGACATGGCAAGGTGGTTATGGAGCAGTATCTGGAATTTCCTTCCTTAAAATTCACATGGACAACGTAAGGAATCCCATAATAATAGACCAATTCTACTGCCTCTCAAAAGAATGCAGCAACCGCACCTCAGCAGTGTCCGTTTCGGACATTGAATACTCTAGCATAAAAGGAACATATGATATTAGAAGTCCGCCAATGCATTTTGCTTGTAGTGACACTATTCCCTGCACTAACATAACACTTTCGGACATAGAACTTCTGCCTGCTCAAGGTGACTTAGTGTTGGATCCGTTTTGCTGGAACGTATATGGTGGACAAGAGACGTTAACTATTCCGCCTATTTTCTGCTTGTTAGAGGGCAATCCTCCAGCAGTGTTTGAAAATAATGACTTGGGCTATTGCTCGTGA